One window of Nocardioides dongkuii genomic DNA carries:
- a CDS encoding peptidylprolyl isomerase, translating into MADQQVILKTTMGDIVLNLFPNHAPETVANFVGLAKGEKSYDAGNGRSGPFYDGLGFHRVIDGFMIQGGCPLGTGTGGPGYTFKDEIHPELVFDKPYLLAMANAGPGTNGSQFFITLAATPWLNRKHTIFGEVADQASRDVVDKIGKVKTGPMDRPAEPIVFESVEIVDA; encoded by the coding sequence ATGGCTGACCAGCAGGTCATCTTGAAGACCACCATGGGCGACATCGTCCTGAACCTGTTCCCGAACCACGCCCCCGAGACGGTCGCGAACTTCGTCGGTCTCGCCAAGGGCGAGAAGTCCTACGACGCCGGCAACGGCCGCAGCGGCCCGTTCTACGACGGCCTCGGGTTCCACCGCGTCATCGACGGCTTCATGATCCAGGGCGGGTGCCCGCTCGGCACCGGCACCGGCGGCCCGGGCTACACGTTCAAGGACGAGATCCACCCCGAGCTGGTCTTCGACAAGCCCTACCTGCTCGCGATGGCGAACGCCGGCCCGGGCACCAACGGCTCGCAGTTCTTCATCACCCTGGCCGCCACCCCGTGGCTGAACCGCAAGCACACGATCTTCGGCGAGGTGGCCGACCAGGCCTCGCGCGACGTCGTGGACAAGATCGGGAAGGTCAAGACCGGCCCGATGGACCGTCCGGCCGAGCCGATCGTCTTCGAGTCCGTCGAGATCGTCGACGCCTGA
- a CDS encoding rhomboid family intramembrane serine protease, producing MTQPSEPAGGVPTCYRHPDRETYIRCQRCDRPICPDCMRDAAVGFHCPECVAEAARTTRQARTAYGGLRPGNAAITSMVLIGVNLAVFVLVLGSGGSGGELFRELVLRPAGFCAGAFGVPEGQCGPTWVPGVADGAYWQLLTSTFLHTRLLHLGFNMLALYWLGPQLELLLGRVRFLALYLLSGLTGSAVVYWAAPEYQATLGASGSIYGLFGAMLVVAYKIGGQVQQILVLIGVNLFITFAIPGISWQGHLGGLLGGAAIAAILVYAPRGPRRTAFQTGGLLAIALLTAIAIIARTAVLA from the coding sequence GTGACCCAGCCGTCCGAGCCCGCGGGCGGGGTGCCCACCTGCTACCGGCACCCCGACCGCGAGACCTACATCCGCTGCCAGCGCTGCGACCGTCCGATCTGTCCGGACTGCATGCGCGACGCCGCGGTGGGCTTCCACTGCCCGGAGTGCGTGGCGGAGGCGGCGCGGACGACGCGCCAGGCCCGCACGGCGTACGGCGGGCTGCGGCCGGGGAACGCCGCGATCACCTCGATGGTGCTGATCGGGGTGAACCTCGCGGTGTTCGTCCTGGTGCTCGGCTCCGGCGGGTCCGGGGGAGAGCTCTTCCGCGAGCTGGTGCTGCGCCCCGCGGGGTTCTGCGCCGGCGCGTTCGGCGTCCCGGAGGGCCAGTGCGGCCCGACCTGGGTGCCGGGCGTCGCCGACGGCGCGTACTGGCAGCTGCTGACCAGCACCTTCCTGCACACGCGGCTGCTGCACCTGGGCTTCAACATGCTGGCCCTCTACTGGCTCGGCCCGCAGCTCGAGCTGCTCCTGGGCCGCGTGCGGTTCCTCGCGCTGTACCTGCTCTCCGGCCTCACGGGCTCCGCCGTCGTCTACTGGGCGGCCCCGGAGTACCAGGCCACGCTGGGTGCCTCCGGGTCGATCTACGGCCTGTTCGGCGCGATGCTCGTCGTCGCGTACAAGATCGGCGGCCAGGTGCAGCAGATCCTGGTGCTGATCGGCGTCAACCTGTTCATCACCTTCGCGATCCCGGGGATCTCCTGGCAGGGCCACCTCGGCGGCCTCCTCGGCGGCGCGGCGATCGCCGCGATCCTGGTCTACGCCCCGCGCGGTCCACGGCGTACCGCCTTCCAGACGGGCGGTCTGCTCGCCATCGCCCTCCTCACCGCCATCGCCATCATCGCCCGCACCGCCGTCCTGGCCTGA
- a CDS encoding cell division protein CrgA, with protein MSKSKDLPTFAEPGRGPLLTPRFVVALLLIVLGIAWMAYYYAVVRVDPAAVPAPDPGSPKFMADLGDWNYLIGFGALLLGLAIAAHPSTPLGRGQGVVVGMLGCFIIGLLWICTFYLFSNDPDTGGIPVFNDLGQKNLFVGIGFMAIGFTYATRWE; from the coding sequence GTGTCCAAGTCCAAGGACCTCCCGACCTTTGCCGAGCCCGGCCGGGGACCCCTCCTGACGCCGCGGTTCGTGGTCGCCCTGCTGCTGATCGTGCTGGGGATCGCGTGGATGGCGTACTACTACGCCGTCGTGCGGGTCGACCCGGCCGCCGTACCCGCCCCGGACCCCGGCAGCCCGAAGTTCATGGCCGACCTGGGCGACTGGAACTACCTGATCGGGTTCGGCGCGCTGCTGCTCGGCCTGGCGATCGCCGCCCACCCCTCGACCCCGCTCGGCCGCGGCCAGGGCGTCGTCGTCGGCATGCTGGGCTGCTTCATCATCGGCCTGCTGTGGATCTGCACGTTCTACCTGTTCAGCAACGACCCCGACACCGGCGGCATCCCGGTCTTCAACGACCTGGGCCAGAAGAACCTGTTCGTCGGCATCGGCTTCATGGCGATCGGCTTCACCTACGCCACGCGCTGGGAGTGA
- a CDS encoding DUF881 domain-containing protein, producing MTSGTHARPTTPPEHPHAGPSRWRRLTRPGALGTPLVLALCGALFVISAENSQGTDLRPGRYTDLASLVRAESRQYEQLEERVEDLTDEVTSLSASVEDRTVSRYREGIEELRDPAGLVERTGPGVTVTLSDAPDELVQAAIVADAPLSDFVVHQQDIQAVVNALWRGGATAVTVQGKRIVSTTGIKCVGNSVLLQGQPYSPPYVISAVGDQGELVDAVSEDDILETYREHAASPEVAVGWELEVDSELTAPAYDGLLGLTYAEPIA from the coding sequence GTGACGTCCGGCACCCACGCGAGGCCTACGACGCCACCCGAGCACCCGCACGCCGGGCCGTCGAGGTGGCGCCGTCTGACGCGCCCGGGAGCCCTCGGCACGCCGCTGGTGCTCGCCCTCTGCGGCGCCCTGTTCGTGATCAGCGCCGAGAACAGCCAGGGCACCGACCTGCGCCCGGGTCGCTACACCGACCTCGCCAGCCTGGTCCGCGCGGAGTCGCGCCAGTACGAGCAGCTCGAGGAGCGGGTCGAGGACCTCACCGACGAGGTCACCAGCCTCTCGGCGTCGGTCGAGGACCGCACCGTCAGCCGCTACCGGGAGGGCATCGAGGAGCTGCGCGACCCCGCCGGCCTGGTCGAGCGCACCGGCCCCGGTGTCACCGTCACGCTCTCCGACGCCCCCGACGAGCTGGTGCAGGCCGCGATCGTGGCCGACGCGCCGCTCAGCGACTTCGTCGTCCACCAGCAGGACATCCAGGCCGTGGTCAACGCGCTGTGGCGCGGCGGCGCCACCGCCGTCACCGTGCAGGGCAAGCGGATCGTCTCGACCACCGGCATCAAGTGCGTCGGCAACTCGGTGCTGCTGCAGGGCCAGCCCTACTCCCCGCCGTACGTCATCTCGGCGGTCGGCGACCAGGGCGAGCTGGTCGACGCGGTCTCCGAGGACGACATCCTGGAGACCTACCGCGAGCACGCCGCGTCGCCGGAGGTGGCGGTCGGCTGGGAGCTCGAGGTCGACTCCGAGCTCACCGCCCCGGCGTACGACGGGCTGCTCGGCCTGACGTACGCGGAGCCGATCGCCTGA
- the pknB gene encoding Stk1 family PASTA domain-containing Ser/Thr kinase has translation MSSSQPVVVGGRYELGELLGRGGMAEVRKGVDTRLGRVVAVKRLRTDLASDATFQARFRREAQSSASLNHPSIVAVYDTGEEPASDGSGVSQPYIVMEYVAGRTLRDIIREGRKILPERALEITSGVLSALDYSHRAGIIHRDIKPGNVMLTPTGDVKVMDFGIARAMSDAANTMTQTAAVVGTAQYLSPEQARGETVDSRSDVYSAGCLLYELLTGRPPFVGDSPVSVAYQHVREQPLPPSDHDTSLPPEIDAIVMKALTKRLEDRYQSAAAMRSDIERYLAGRPVHATVPPPQTAATAVVPAAADATAVRPPVPESEERGPRTGLLVLIGLVVIALIVGGVLLWPRLFPGAPEQEQVPDLGRMTERQARTALGEAGLAVGRIGREASTQVPANRVIPGSEDPTSGQFVDPGTSVSFTVSTGEPQVTIPPDLVGLSREEAKQRLLDLGLVPREQEEESDADEDEVIRTDPAPGTPVSASSTVTIFYSDGREEMPEVVGRRRGEAEQIIKDRGFVPRVFEEDDTTAPAGEVIAQDPPAGQELDDGTTVYITVSTFVEPTETPEPDPSESPSGTPAPSTPTDPTDSPGTDGEGRSTPSSPAGRVRRSAPRTSGRAARRTPGR, from the coding sequence ATGAGCAGCTCACAGCCGGTCGTCGTCGGCGGGCGCTACGAGCTCGGCGAGCTCCTCGGCCGCGGCGGGATGGCGGAGGTCCGCAAGGGCGTCGACACCCGCCTGGGCCGGGTGGTGGCGGTCAAGCGGCTGCGCACCGACCTCGCCAGCGACGCGACGTTCCAGGCCCGGTTCCGGCGCGAGGCGCAGTCCTCGGCCTCGCTCAACCACCCCTCGATCGTCGCGGTCTACGACACCGGCGAGGAGCCCGCGAGCGACGGCAGCGGCGTCTCGCAGCCCTACATCGTGATGGAGTACGTCGCCGGCCGCACGCTGCGCGACATCATCCGCGAGGGCCGCAAGATCCTGCCCGAGCGGGCGCTGGAGATCACCAGCGGCGTGCTCTCCGCGCTCGACTACAGCCACCGCGCGGGGATCATCCACCGCGACATCAAGCCCGGCAACGTGATGCTGACCCCGACCGGCGACGTCAAGGTGATGGACTTCGGCATCGCCCGCGCGATGAGCGACGCCGCCAACACGATGACCCAGACCGCCGCGGTCGTCGGCACCGCGCAGTACCTCTCCCCCGAGCAGGCGCGCGGCGAGACCGTGGACTCCCGCTCTGACGTCTACTCGGCCGGCTGCCTGCTCTACGAGCTGCTCACCGGCCGGCCGCCGTTCGTCGGCGACAGCCCGGTCTCGGTGGCCTACCAGCACGTCCGCGAGCAGCCGCTGCCGCCGTCGGACCACGACACCTCGCTCCCGCCCGAGATCGACGCGATCGTGATGAAGGCGCTGACCAAGCGCCTCGAGGACCGCTACCAGTCGGCCGCGGCGATGCGCAGCGACATCGAGCGCTACCTCGCCGGCCGCCCGGTCCACGCCACCGTGCCCCCTCCGCAGACCGCGGCGACCGCCGTCGTCCCCGCGGCGGCCGACGCGACCGCCGTACGCCCGCCGGTCCCGGAGTCCGAGGAGCGCGGCCCGCGCACCGGCCTGCTGGTGCTGATCGGCCTGGTGGTGATCGCCCTGATCGTCGGCGGCGTGCTGCTGTGGCCCCGGCTCTTCCCGGGCGCGCCGGAGCAGGAGCAGGTGCCCGACCTCGGCCGGATGACCGAGCGCCAGGCGCGCACCGCCCTCGGCGAGGCCGGCCTCGCCGTCGGCCGGATCGGGCGCGAGGCCAGCACCCAGGTCCCGGCCAACCGGGTGATCCCGGGGTCCGAGGACCCCACCTCCGGGCAGTTCGTCGACCCCGGCACCAGCGTCAGCTTCACGGTCTCCACCGGTGAGCCCCAGGTGACCATCCCGCCCGACCTGGTCGGTCTGAGCCGCGAGGAGGCCAAGCAGCGGCTCCTCGACCTCGGCCTGGTGCCGCGCGAGCAGGAGGAGGAGTCCGACGCCGACGAGGACGAGGTGATCCGCACCGACCCCGCGCCCGGCACGCCGGTGTCGGCGAGCTCGACGGTCACGATCTTCTACTCCGACGGGCGCGAGGAGATGCCCGAGGTCGTCGGGCGCCGCCGGGGCGAGGCGGAGCAGATCATCAAGGACCGCGGGTTCGTCCCGCGGGTCTTCGAGGAGGACGACACCACCGCCCCCGCCGGCGAGGTCATCGCCCAGGACCCGCCCGCCGGGCAGGAGCTCGACGACGGGACCACGGTCTACATCACGGTCTCGACGTTCGTGGAGCCCACCGAGACGCCTGAGCCGGACCCGAGCGAGAGCCCGTCGGGTACCCCGGCGCCGTCGACGCCGACCGACCCCACCGACAGCCCGGGCACCGACGGCGAGGGCCGGTCGACCCCGTCGTCCCCGGCCGGTCGGGTCAGGCGATCGGCTCCGCGTACGTCAGGCCGAGCAGCCCGTCGTACGCCGGGGCGGTGA
- a CDS encoding serine/threonine-protein kinase: MTAGTPETYADDARRYLLVSRIATGGMGEVWRAEDTTLGREVAVKLLKSEYADDATFRARFETEARHAAALHHPNIASVYDFGEALTSDGSSIPRPYLVMELVDGQPLSALLRAGDGLDPVATRELLAQAADALGVAHAAGIVHRDVKPANLLVTPDRTLKITDFGIARAAEGVGITQTGQVMGTPQYLSPEQARGNPATPASDVYALGVVAFECLAGRRPFEKESPVATALAHLHDEVPDLPEDVPADLARVVRRALAKDPADRYADGAAFAAALRDPAGAGLDDATRVVAAPLPGDDQRTQVMTGVPPAPAPVPTPATGTEAAVQTDDPKDKERRRTRWIVLALLLLLGVVAVTAAVLATRGGDDEPDPDAKIVRVDESDYLTRPVEEVADELGDLGLEVTTTEVANPGNRRPGHVTSVDPSGRLREGDAVEVSYWGDLPEEEPTPEPTPEPTPTPTPTPTPEPTPEEPTQEPTPEPSPEPTLEPTQEPTQQPTETPEPTPSERTTPPAATAPGDEEPSDVPRPEPDDREVPSR; encoded by the coding sequence GTGACGGCAGGAACCCCCGAGACGTACGCCGACGACGCGCGGCGCTACCTGCTGGTCAGCAGGATCGCCACCGGCGGCATGGGCGAGGTCTGGCGCGCCGAGGACACGACGCTGGGCCGCGAGGTCGCGGTGAAGCTGCTCAAGTCCGAGTACGCCGACGACGCGACGTTCCGGGCGCGCTTCGAGACCGAGGCCCGCCACGCTGCGGCGCTGCACCACCCGAACATCGCCTCGGTCTACGACTTCGGCGAGGCGCTCACCAGCGACGGCTCGAGCATCCCGCGGCCCTACCTGGTGATGGAGCTCGTCGACGGCCAGCCGCTCTCGGCGCTGCTGCGCGCCGGCGACGGCCTCGACCCGGTGGCGACCCGTGAGCTGCTGGCCCAGGCCGCCGACGCGCTCGGCGTCGCGCACGCCGCCGGCATCGTGCACCGCGACGTGAAGCCCGCCAACCTGCTGGTCACCCCCGACCGCACCCTCAAGATCACCGACTTCGGGATCGCGCGCGCCGCCGAGGGGGTCGGCATCACCCAGACCGGCCAGGTGATGGGCACCCCGCAGTACCTCTCGCCCGAGCAGGCGCGGGGCAACCCCGCCACGCCCGCCTCCGACGTCTACGCCCTCGGCGTGGTCGCCTTCGAGTGCCTGGCCGGGCGGCGCCCGTTCGAGAAGGAGTCGCCGGTCGCGACCGCGCTGGCCCACCTGCACGACGAGGTGCCCGACCTGCCCGAGGACGTGCCCGCGGACCTCGCCCGCGTGGTGCGCCGCGCGCTGGCCAAGGACCCGGCCGACCGGTACGCCGACGGCGCGGCGTTCGCCGCCGCGCTGCGGGACCCCGCCGGCGCCGGTCTCGACGACGCGACCCGGGTCGTCGCCGCCCCGCTGCCGGGCGACGACCAGCGCACCCAGGTGATGACCGGCGTGCCGCCGGCCCCCGCACCCGTCCCGACGCCGGCGACCGGCACCGAGGCCGCCGTACAGACCGACGACCCGAAGGACAAGGAGCGGCGGCGTACCCGCTGGATCGTGCTGGCGCTCCTGCTGCTGCTCGGCGTGGTCGCAGTGACCGCCGCGGTGCTCGCGACCCGCGGGGGCGACGACGAGCCCGACCCCGACGCGAAGATCGTGCGGGTCGACGAGAGCGACTACCTCACTCGGCCGGTCGAGGAGGTCGCCGACGAGCTCGGCGACCTCGGCCTCGAGGTGACCACCACCGAGGTGGCCAACCCCGGCAACCGCCGCCCGGGCCACGTGACCTCGGTCGACCCCTCCGGCCGGCTGCGGGAGGGCGACGCCGTCGAGGTCTCCTACTGGGGCGACCTGCCCGAGGAGGAGCCGACCCCGGAGCCCACCCCTGAGCCGACGCCGACGCCGACGCCGACACCCACCCCGGAGCCCACCCCGGAGGAGCCGACCCAGGAGCCCACGCCGGAGCCCAGCCCGGAGCCGACGCTCGAGCCGACCCAGGAGCCCACGCAGCAGCCGACGGAGACGCCCGAGCCCACGCCGAGCGAGCGGACCACGCCGCCGGCCGCGACCGCCCCGGGCGACGAGGAGCCGAGCGACGTCCCGCGGCCCGAACCGGACGACCGGGAGGTCCCGTCTCGATGA
- a CDS encoding peptidoglycan D,D-transpeptidase FtsI family protein: MNKPIRTIAIFCLLLFLALMANATYLQYFSSESLNDRAENRRVFDEAYSRERGSIVVGDEPIAESVPSDDQFEYQRVYTQPFKYAPLTGYFAYQYGASQLERTQNDVLTGQDDRLFVTRLVDLLSNQDTQGGNVVTTIDPAAQNAAYEGLMSVAGNVEGAVVALEPKTGKILALASSPTYDPNRLASHDFTEVRDTWDRLQADESDPMLNRVTQTTLPPGSTFKIVTAAAAIENGLYTSAEDLVPGGPTYQLPLTSGESGLIDNEGRSCGEDKIPFAQAMEQSCNTTFARLAIEVGAEGMKEQAEAFGFNNEYLEDLRPQAVSTYPEKANEPEVGQTGIGQFNVSSTPLQMAMVAAGIANNGIVMRPYVVDEVQSADLDVVETTQPEDYSEAVSPSTANVLTELMVSTVDEGTASPAAIPGVQVAGKTGTAQSGIDEVPPYAWFVSFAPADDPEVAVAVMIQKADIPRGEIAGGAIGGPIAKAIMEAVIR; the protein is encoded by the coding sequence ATGAACAAGCCCATCCGCACGATCGCGATCTTCTGCCTGCTGCTGTTCCTGGCGCTGATGGCCAACGCGACCTACCTGCAGTACTTCAGCAGCGAGTCCCTCAACGACCGCGCCGAGAACCGCCGGGTCTTCGACGAGGCCTACTCCCGCGAGCGGGGCTCGATCGTCGTCGGCGACGAGCCGATCGCCGAGAGCGTGCCCAGCGACGACCAGTTCGAGTACCAGCGCGTCTACACCCAGCCGTTCAAGTACGCCCCGCTCACCGGCTACTTCGCCTACCAGTACGGCGCCAGCCAGCTCGAGCGCACCCAGAACGACGTGCTCACCGGCCAGGACGACCGGCTCTTCGTGACCCGCCTGGTCGACCTGCTCAGCAACCAGGACACCCAGGGCGGCAACGTGGTGACGACCATCGACCCGGCGGCGCAGAACGCGGCGTACGAGGGCCTGATGTCGGTCGCGGGGAACGTCGAGGGCGCGGTCGTGGCGCTGGAGCCCAAGACCGGCAAGATCCTCGCGCTGGCGAGCTCCCCGACGTACGACCCCAACCGGCTCGCCTCCCACGACTTCACCGAGGTGAGGGACACCTGGGACCGGCTCCAGGCCGACGAGTCCGACCCGATGCTGAACCGGGTCACCCAGACCACCCTGCCGCCCGGCTCGACGTTCAAGATCGTCACGGCGGCCGCGGCGATCGAGAACGGCCTCTACACCTCCGCCGAGGACCTGGTGCCGGGCGGGCCGACGTACCAGCTGCCGCTGACCTCCGGCGAGAGCGGCCTGATCGACAACGAGGGCCGGTCCTGCGGCGAGGACAAGATCCCGTTCGCCCAGGCGATGGAGCAGTCCTGCAACACCACCTTCGCGCGGCTGGCGATCGAGGTCGGCGCCGAGGGGATGAAGGAGCAGGCCGAGGCGTTCGGCTTCAACAACGAGTACCTCGAGGACCTGCGGCCGCAGGCGGTCTCCACCTACCCCGAGAAGGCCAACGAGCCGGAGGTCGGCCAGACCGGCATCGGCCAGTTCAACGTGAGCTCGACCCCGCTGCAGATGGCGATGGTCGCCGCCGGGATCGCCAACAACGGCATCGTGATGCGGCCCTACGTCGTCGACGAGGTGCAGTCGGCCGACCTCGACGTCGTCGAGACCACCCAGCCCGAGGACTACTCCGAGGCCGTGTCCCCCTCGACCGCGAACGTGCTGACCGAGCTGATGGTCTCCACGGTCGACGAGGGCACCGCGAGCCCCGCGGCGATCCCGGGCGTCCAGGTGGCCGGCAAGACCGGCACGGCGCAGAGCGGCATCGACGAGGTGCCGCCGTACGCCTGGTTCGTGTCGTTCGCCCCGGCCGACGACCCCGAGGTCGCGGTCGCGGTGATGATCCAGAAGGCCGACATCCCCCGTGGCGAGATCGCCGGCGGGGCCATCGGCGGACCGATCGCGAAGGCGATCATGGAGGCGGTGATCCGGTGA
- a CDS encoding FtsW/RodA/SpoVE family cell cycle protein translates to MGFVHRRRRGAELFLLVLALAVGVGAYAAVGVGVQGEVPADLIGYGGWLAALIVAAHLVVRFVAPYADPVLLPVVAALNGLGLAVIHRLDLAAGGDSAVARAQLTWMTLGVVLFSLTLIVLRDHRVLTRFTYTCGLGALVLLLLPLVPGLGKTINGARIWIGVGPFSFQPGEIAKVLLVIAFAGYLVLHRDALALAGRRLLVVDLPRGRDLGPILAMWLISLGVLVFQRDLGSSLLFFGLFLVMLFVATERPGWLVVGGLLFTAGAAGGYYLFGHVRNRFDIWLSPFDHYQTGSGPQSDQLVESMFGMAWGGLLGRGFGEGDPWRISFANSDFIMGAIGEELGLTGVLAVLVMYGLIVERGLRIALISRDGFGKLLATGLASVFALQVFVVIGGVTRLIPLTGLTTPFLSAGGSSLVANWIIIALLLRISDLARRPVPDLSADDDDAAAEATQVVRLG, encoded by the coding sequence ATGGGCTTCGTGCACCGGCGCCGCCGGGGCGCCGAGCTGTTCCTGCTCGTGCTCGCGCTGGCCGTCGGCGTCGGGGCGTACGCCGCCGTCGGGGTCGGCGTCCAGGGCGAGGTACCGGCCGACCTCATCGGGTACGGCGGCTGGCTCGCCGCGCTGATCGTGGCGGCCCACCTGGTGGTCCGCTTCGTCGCGCCGTACGCCGACCCGGTGCTGCTCCCGGTGGTCGCCGCGCTCAACGGCCTGGGGCTCGCGGTCATCCACCGCCTCGACCTGGCCGCCGGCGGCGACTCCGCGGTCGCCCGCGCCCAGCTCACCTGGATGACCCTGGGCGTGGTGCTCTTCTCGCTGACCCTGATCGTGCTGCGCGACCACCGGGTGCTGACCCGGTTCACCTACACCTGCGGGCTCGGCGCGCTGGTGCTCCTGCTGCTGCCGCTGGTGCCCGGGCTGGGCAAGACCATCAACGGCGCCCGGATCTGGATCGGCGTCGGCCCGTTCAGCTTCCAGCCCGGCGAGATCGCCAAGGTGCTGCTGGTGATCGCGTTCGCCGGCTACCTGGTCCTGCACCGCGACGCGCTCGCCCTGGCCGGGCGCCGGCTGCTGGTCGTCGACCTGCCCCGCGGGCGCGACCTCGGCCCGATCCTCGCGATGTGGCTGATCAGCCTCGGCGTCCTGGTCTTCCAGCGCGACCTGGGCTCCAGCCTGCTGTTCTTCGGCCTGTTCCTGGTGATGCTCTTCGTCGCGACCGAGCGCCCGGGCTGGCTGGTCGTCGGCGGGCTGCTGTTCACCGCCGGCGCGGCCGGCGGCTACTACCTCTTCGGCCACGTCCGGAACCGCTTCGACATCTGGCTCAGCCCGTTCGACCACTACCAGACCGGGTCCGGGCCGCAGAGCGACCAGCTGGTCGAGTCGATGTTCGGGATGGCCTGGGGCGGCCTGCTCGGCCGCGGCTTCGGCGAGGGCGACCCGTGGCGGATCTCCTTCGCCAACTCCGACTTCATCATGGGCGCGATCGGCGAGGAGCTCGGCCTGACCGGGGTGCTGGCCGTGCTGGTGATGTACGGCCTGATCGTCGAGCGCGGCCTGCGGATCGCGCTGATCTCCCGCGACGGGTTCGGGAAGCTGCTGGCCACCGGGCTGGCGAGCGTCTTCGCGCTCCAGGTGTTCGTGGTGATCGGCGGCGTGACGCGCCTGATCCCGCTGACCGGCCTGACCACCCCGTTCCTCTCCGCGGGCGGGTCGTCGCTGGTGGCCAACTGGATCATCATCGCGCTGCTGCTGCGCATCTCCGACCTGGCCCGGCGGCCGGTCCCCGACCTCTCGGCGGACGACGACGACGCCGCCGCCGAGGCGACCCAGGTGGTGAGGCTCGGATGA
- a CDS encoding PP2C family protein-serine/threonine phosphatase, which translates to MLRLQYAALSDVGRVRRDNQDSGYAGPWLLTVCDGVGGAARGDIASSTAVQQLRRLDEQPTDDLLGAVAGALHRAHDRIAELVDEDPSLNGTSTTATVALFDGQRVGIGHVGDSRAYLLRDGQLRQLTTDHTFVQSLIDEGRISEEEARVHPHRNLILKALDGVREAEPDLFVLELAEGDRLLLCSDGASGVLDDARLADILGSGTPDYAAVELVRASLEAGSSDNVTCIVADAVASDGTPAVDLDGEPLQPMLVGAAAELRRKPTGRALFRGHRSGDTGELDPVPDLPDEVPYAIPADPLDPEEARYAPRPPGRFWWLRRLLVLLAVVGVLWIAAAAAWSWSQHQYYVAERDGEVVVFRGVNADLPGISLSEPYETTNVDIDRLADTYQDQLRDGMGNGSLEDAHQIVENLAERMSPAEATP; encoded by the coding sequence ATGCTGCGTCTCCAGTACGCCGCGCTCTCCGACGTCGGACGGGTGCGCCGCGACAACCAGGACTCGGGGTACGCCGGCCCCTGGCTGCTCACGGTCTGCGACGGTGTCGGCGGCGCCGCCCGCGGCGACATCGCCTCCAGCACCGCGGTCCAGCAGCTGCGCCGCCTCGACGAGCAGCCCACCGACGACCTGCTCGGCGCGGTCGCCGGCGCCCTGCACCGCGCCCACGACCGGATCGCCGAGCTGGTCGACGAGGACCCCTCCCTCAACGGCACCAGCACCACCGCGACCGTCGCGCTCTTCGACGGCCAGCGGGTCGGCATCGGGCACGTCGGCGACAGCCGCGCGTACCTGCTCCGCGACGGCCAGCTCCGCCAGCTCACGACCGACCACACCTTCGTGCAGAGCCTGATCGACGAGGGCCGGATCTCCGAGGAGGAGGCGCGGGTCCACCCGCACCGCAACCTCATCCTCAAGGCGCTCGACGGCGTCCGCGAGGCCGAGCCCGACCTGTTCGTGCTCGAGCTCGCCGAGGGCGACCGGCTGCTGCTGTGCAGCGACGGCGCGAGCGGCGTCCTCGACGACGCCCGGCTCGCCGACATCCTCGGCTCCGGCACCCCCGACTACGCGGCCGTCGAGCTGGTCCGGGCCAGCCTGGAGGCCGGCAGCTCCGACAACGTCACCTGCATCGTCGCGGACGCCGTCGCCTCCGACGGCACCCCCGCCGTCGACCTCGACGGCGAGCCCCTCCAGCCGATGCTGGTCGGCGCCGCCGCCGAGCTGCGCCGCAAGCCCACCGGCCGCGCCCTGTTCCGCGGGCACCGCTCCGGCGACACCGGCGAGCTGGACCCGGTCCCCGACCTCCCCGACGAGGTCCCGTACGCCATCCCGGCCGACCCCCTCGACCCCGAGGAGGCCCGCTACGCGCCCCGGCCGCCCGGCCGGTTCTGGTGGCTGCGCCGGCTGCTCGTGCTGCTCGCGGTCGTCGGCGTCCTGTGGATCGCCGCCGCCGCCGCGTGGTCGTGGAGCCAGCACCAGTACTACGTCGCCGAGCGCGACGGCGAGGTCGTCGTCTTCCGCGGCGTGAACGCCGACCTGCCCGGCATCTCGCTCTCCGAGCCCTACGAGACCACCAACGTCGACATCGACCGGCTGGCCGACACCTACCAGGACCAGCTGCGCGACGGCATGGGCAACGGCTCCCTCGAGGACGCCCACCAGATCGTCGAGAACCTCGCCGAGCGGATGTCGCCGGCGGAGGCGACGCCGTGA